From Bradysia coprophila strain Holo2 chromosome IV unlocalized genomic scaffold, BU_Bcop_v1 contig_5, whole genome shotgun sequence, one genomic window encodes:
- the LOC119071525 gene encoding alpha-protein kinase 1 isoform X3: MEPVPGPWQYTYNRLTGGVQGAASNDLHHHFAQAATNSALSGHNSAVGVPSTTSQLLLQAAHSATPAFNPSSFLNAPAVTYDAMFSPFLHQPKPAHFNAINAQHRQVIAQAQAQAAVTKQATEVELIRENYSQQHQTLAAHSGSYFDQSVTPVSAASLAWQDASGRLNYSGSNSSAKSAGTTSRNTNTVNVQQQPQPQTQYQQSASNYRQQFASGSDAQEYALASRSKANSSTESQYSSNSTQNGSKDCNASVVVPRRPSPLQSNSQASPLGHVPSPAYPMYNSPLNSMASPQTSDHQQSQNAYKSTTPNQHMAPRSPLDVSVTVSRPPSQGVAYSSVITRALINDPKSYSDTRYERPVQQTTNQQQQQQQQQRQCWDNERVSQQQQQVRKFQGNTYSSNVSQTSSNHIVDMHQGSPQQPNQQSQSILNNIQQPQVLQRNYETTVTPVAPVLQDLSSCRASDSMALIKSMQMLSGHQSQNCQINQQQIQQQQTPVVESKPAKITGARKRKTPAEKVRESVTVTTPATVTEPTPTASSDYLNSRIPPPAHTTSQQQPIQNGAYFDIERWNLPPPPPKNFPTSSAFTPSQSSIHSSNFNSQQSFMVPHIHTHTPLPYLPAFHLPHHPDYQLSDISSSTPSAIISNSNFNNNSTGTTSVSSSNFSLTPETREDEPPKVVVPNIEEELGFLAENNRSGSNSAQQQQTTNNRQTQPAPPTQLNRPANNNVATHQPQQQSQQQQLPAQTQPTTSNAAKVLENKFKPSGPGAGFMGSYLKFLQGERDTSPPPANRGNRKTSWTRPTANTLASTSTSATTTNTTAGANAKQLNQVSNGMIAQQQLSTNQTIQQQTQQHIQQQQQKLDEDQRYYQSPKDRKRAADDEFTKQQLNSITPSKKQPAKKARNNSQLQQTQQQQQQQQQQQQAHQQQQQQILPPQQQQQQQLLPNQSQAITQYQMSQHLQQQQTPQMMQQMQQMYYQQPDEADPLVIPMRRETSHRKAKGRSIVNLMQKSGNDDEQEEPAEFVDSDSDPAWTPQADKDEDEDIPGRRRGRKGKQSLISSRNKRGKSNILTGAGISEFDSSDDSQPSQQQMSLYQSQPNQQMMYGQGNRQTQHGMQQIIAQQQHNQHCDDNESEFRAGDFVVNRSELIHDWPSIWRVDNKNLLQKYEPFTQNGKTLYKNIQTYAALTPEHKYAKIPIRVYNHLSNTGMFVEFLRTEMTIDDTEMFIEKVMQDSSAYQDNFEVYIQTLISQALDSNFLTEITQEQDDYFLSNVKTIDEITHDRKRRLLNITPWPKTMTLSVETWPCYNIISDLGQGGTSHLFCVACHQPGISMRLMLYGNPYNPATIEKVEPDCRMGFEKDLLLCRVCSSRVELYHKITHQKYLMYIECAKKVAEKNVQDPTKGSTVILNELLADDVWLAQLFKNVRFAWAEVDHIERQNRFIVSARQQ; the protein is encoded by the exons ATGGAACCTGTTCCTGGTCCATGGCAGTACACATATAATCGGTTGACAGGCGGTGTACAAGGTGCTGCAAGCAATGATTTACACCATCATTTTGCGCAAGCCGCAACAAACAGCGCATTAAGTGGCCATAATTCAGCTGTCGGTGTTCCGTCAACAACATCACAGCTACTTCTACAAGCAGCACATTCAGCGACACCAGCTTTCAATCCGAGCTCATTTCTAAATGCACCAGCTGTGACGTATGATGCTATGTTTTCGCCATTCCTGCATCAACCGAAACCAGCCCATTTCAACGCAATCAATGCTCAACATCGACAAGTCATAGCACAAGCTCAAGCACAAGCGGCTGTGACCAAGCAAGCAACCGAAGTGGAATTAATCCGAGAAAACTACTCGCAGCAACATCAAACATTAGCAGCGCATAGCGGTTCCTATTTTGATCAGTCTGTGACCCCAGTGAGTGCTGCATCATTAGCATGGCAAG ATGCATCTGGACGATTAAATTATTCTGGTAGTAATAGTTCCGCAAAAAGTGCTGGGACCACATCTAGGAACACCAACACGGTGAATGTTCAGCAGCAACCTCAACCGCAAACGCAATACCAACAGAGTGCCTCAAACTATAGACAACAATTTGCATCCGGTTCCGATGCCCAGGAATATGCATTAGCATCGAGGAGTAAAGCGAATTCTAGCACCGAGTCCCAATACTCCAGCAATTCAACGCAAAACGGTTCGAAAGACTGTAATGCGAGTGTTGTTGTTCCGCGAAGACCTAGTCCATTGCAGTCGAATTCACAAGCTTCGCCACTCGGTCACGTGCCAAGTCCTGCCTATCCAATGTATAACAGCCCGTTAAATTCAATGGCATCGCCACAAACCAGTGATCATCAACAAAGTCAAAATGCTTACAAATCAACAACTCCCAATCAACACATGGCGCCCAGATCACCACTGGATGTATCAGTTACTGTGAGCCGACCGCCATCACAAGGAGTTGCTTATTCATCGGTGATAACGCGTGCGCTGATTAACGATCCCAAGTCATATTCAGACACGCGATATGAACGACCGGTTCAACAAACAACCAATCAAcagcaacagcagcagcaacaacaacgcCAATGTTGGGACAATGAAAGAGTGTCTCAGCAACAACAGCAAGTCAGAAAGTTTCAAGGGAATACTTACAGTTCGAATGTCAGTCAAACGTCATCGAATCATATTGTTGATATGCATCAAGGGTCGCCACAACAACCGAATCAACAATCTCAATCAATTCTCAATAACATTCAGCAGCCGCAGGTTTTGCAACGAAATTATGAAACGACAGTAACTCCCGTAGCACCTGTTCTACAAGATCTGAGTAGTTGTCGGGCCAGTGATTCGATGGCATTAATCAAGTCCATGCAAATGCTTTCTGGTCATCAATCTCAAAATTgtcaaataaatcaacaacAGATTCAACAGCAACAGACACCCGTTGTTGAGAGTAAGCCTGCAAAGATAACAGGCGCCAGAAAGCGGAAAACACCTGCGGAGAAGGTTAGAGAAAGTGTTACAGTGACGACTCCAGCGACTGTAACTGAACCGACTCCAACGGCTTCATCAGATTATTTAAATAGTCGGATACCACCGCCTGCTCACACAACCAGTCAACAGCAACCCATTCAGAATGGTGCCTATTTCGATATTGAGCGATGGAATCTACCTCCGCCAcctccaaaaaattttcctacCAGTTCTGCCTTTACCCCTTCCCAGTCCTCAATTCACAGTAGTAATTTTAATAGTCAACAGTCCTTTATGGTGCCGCACATTCACACTCACACGCCTCTTCCGTATCTTCCAGCATTTCACCTACCACATCATCCTGATTATCAGCTCTCAGATATATCGTCCTCGACCCCATCGGCTATTATTAGCAATAgcaatttcaataataatagCACTGGAACGACTAGTGTTTCTTCCTCAAACTTTTCCTTGACGCCTGAGACACGCGAAGACGAGCCGCCTAAGGTTGTTGTACCGAATATAGAGGAAGAACTTGGGTTTCTTGCAGAAAACAATCGATCTGGTAGCAATAGTGCTCAACAACAGCAGACAACTAATAATAGACAAACTCAACCAGCGCCACCAACACAACTAAACAGACCAGCCAATAATAATGTGGCGACTCATCAACCGCAACAGCAATCACAACAACAGCAATTGCCTGCACAAACACAACCAACCACATCGAATGCGGCAAAAGTGCTGGAGAATAAGTTCAAGCCAAGTGGGCCGGGTGCTGGTTTCATGGGaagttatttgaaatttttgcaagGTGAACGCGATACGTCACCTCCACCGGCTAATCGCGGCAATCGTAAAACGTCATGGACTAGACCGACGGCAAATACTTTAGCCAGCACGTCAACATCAGCCACCACAACAAATACGACGGCCGGCGCCAATGCCAAGCAATTGAACCAAGTTAGTAATGGTATGATTGCACAACAACAACTATCAACTAATCAAACCATTCAACAGCAAACCCAGCAACAtattcaacaacaacagcaaaaacTGGACGAGGACCAGCGGTACTATCAATCGCCTAAGGATCGTAAACGAGCAGCAGACGACGAGTTTACGAAGCAACAATTAAATTCCATAACTCCATCGAAAAAGCAACCAGCGAAGAAAGCTCGCAACAATTCACAACTCCAACAAACTCAACagcaacagcagcaacaacaacaacagcaacaagcgcatcaacagcaacaacagcagATACTCCCTccacaacagcaacaacaacaacagctaTTGCCGAATCAATCGCAGGCAATTACTCAGTATCAAATGTCCCAGCATCTGCAACAGCAGCAGACACCGCAAATGATGCAACAAATGCAACAAATGTACTATCAACAGCCCGATGAAG cAGATCCGTTAGTTATTCCAATGAGACGCGAGACATCCCATCGTAAAGCGAAAGGTCGCAGCATTGTCAATTTGATGCAGAAATCTGGCAACGATGACGAACAAGAAGAACCGGCCGAATTCGTCGATTCTGATTCGGATCCGGCATGGACTCCACAGGCTGATAAG GATGAAGACGAAGACATTCCAGGTCGGCGACGAGGTCGTAAAGGCAAGCAATCGTTGATTAGTAGCCGCAACAAACGTGGTAAATCAAACATTCTCACAG GTGCAGGCATTAGTGAGTTCGATTCGAGTGACGATTCGCAGCCGAGCCAACAGCAAATGTCCCTGTATCAATCGCAACCGAATCAGCAAATGATGTACGGACAAGGAAACCGGCAGACTCAACATGGAATGCAGCAGATTATAGCACAGCAGCAACATAATCAGCATTGCGATGATAACGAATCGGAGTTCCGG gcTGGTGACTTTGTGGTTAATCGATCCGAGCTGATTCATGATTGGCCTAGCATTTGGCGGGTCGACAATAAAAATCTGCTGCAAAAGTACGAGCCGTTTACTCAGAATGGAAAGACGCTGTACAAGAACATTCAAACG TACGCTGCGTTAACACCTGAGCATAAATACGCCAAAATACCAATACGCGTTTACAACCATCTCTCCAATACGGGCATGTTCGTCGAATTTCTGCGAACCGAGATGACCATTGACGATACAGAGATGTTCATCGAAAAGGTGATGCAAGACTCTAGCGCCTATCAGGACAATTTCGAAGTTTACATTCAGACTTTAATATCGCAAGCGCTGGATTCGAATTTTCTAACTGAAATAACACAAGAGCAAG ACGATTATTTCCTGTCCAACGTAAAAACAATTGACGAGATTACACACGATCGAAAACGGCGTCTACTGAACATCACACCGTGGCCGAAGACGATGACACTGTCCGTCGAGACGTGGCCGTGCTACAATATCATTTCGGATTTGGGACAAGGTGGCACCAGTCATCTGTTTTGCGTTGCTTGCCATCAACCGGGCATATCGATGCGATTGATGCTTTACGGCAATCCGTACAATCCGGCTACCATTGAAAAGGTTGAGCCAGATTGTCGAATGGGATTCGAGAAG GATCTACTGCTGTGTCGAGTGTGTTCTTCCAGAGTGGAACTTTATCACAAGATAACTCATCAGAAATACTTAATGTACATCGAATGTGCTAAGAAGGTAGCGGAGAAGAATGTACAAGACCCTACCAAAGGATCAACTGTCATTTTGAACGAGTTGTTAGCTGATGATGTGTGGTTGGCACAG ctattcaaaaatgttcgCTTTGCTTGGGCTGAG GTTGACCACATCGAAAGACAGAATCGATTCATAGTGTCAGCACGACAGcaataa
- the LOC119071525 gene encoding alpha-protein kinase 1 isoform X2 has translation MEPVPGPWQYTYNRLTGGVQGAASNDLHHHFAQAATNSALSGHNSAVGVPSTTSQLLLQAAHSATPAFNPSSFLNAPAVTYDAMFSPFLHQPKPAHFNAINAQHRQVIAQAQAQAAVTKQATEVELIRENYSQQHQTLAAHSGSYFDQSVTPVSAASLAWQDASGRLNYSGSNSSAKSAGTTSRNTNTVNVQQQPQPQTQYQQSASNYRQQFASGSDAQEYALASRSKANSSTESQYSSNSTQNGSKDCNASVVVPRRPSPLQSNSQASPLGHVPSPAYPMYNSPLNSMASPQTSDHQQSQNAYKSTTPNQHMAPRSPLDVSVTVSRPPSQGVAYSSVITRALINDPKSYSDTRYERPVQQTTNQQQQQQQQQRQCWDNERVSQQQQQVRKFQGNTYSSNVSQTSSNHIVDMHQGSPQQPNQQSQSILNNIQQPQVLQRNYETTVTPVAPVLQDLSSCRASDSMALIKSMQMLSGHQSQNCQINQQQIQQQQTPVVESKPAKITGARKRKTPAEKVRESVTVTTPATVTEPTPTASSDYLNSRIPPPAHTTSQQQPIQNGAYFDIERWNLPPPPPKNFPTSSAFTPSQSSIHSSNFNSQQSFMVPHIHTHTPLPYLPAFHLPHHPDYQLSDISSSTPSAIISNSNFNNNSTGTTSVSSSNFSLTPETREDEPPKVVVPNIEEELGFLAENNRSGSNSAQQQQTTNNRQTQPAPPTQLNRPANNNVATHQPQQQSQQQQLPAQTQPTTSNAAKVLENKFKPSGPGAGFMGSYLKFLQGERDTSPPPANRGNRKTSWTRPTANTLASTSTSATTTNTTAGANAKQLNQVSNGMIAQQQLSTNQTIQQQTQQHIQQQQQKLDEDQRYYQSPKDRKRAADDEFTKQQLNSITPSKKQPAKKARNNSQLQQTQQQQQQQQQQQQAHQQQQQQILPPQQQQQQQLLPNQSQAITQYQMSQHLQQQQTPQMMQQMQQMYYQQPDEDPLVIPMRRETSHRKAKGRSIVNLMQKSGNDDEQEEPAEFVDSDSDPAWTPQADKDEDEDIPGRRRGRKGKQSLISSRNKRGKSNILTVAVKGAGISEFDSSDDSQPSQQQMSLYQSQPNQQMMYGQGNRQTQHGMQQIIAQQQHNQHCDDNESEFRAGDFVVNRSELIHDWPSIWRVDNKNLLQKYEPFTQNGKTLYKNIQTYAALTPEHKYAKIPIRVYNHLSNTGMFVEFLRTEMTIDDTEMFIEKVMQDSSAYQDNFEVYIQTLISQALDSNFLTEITQEQDDYFLSNVKTIDEITHDRKRRLLNITPWPKTMTLSVETWPCYNIISDLGQGGTSHLFCVACHQPGISMRLMLYGNPYNPATIEKVEPDCRMGFEKDLLLCRVCSSRVELYHKITHQKYLMYIECAKKVAEKNVQDPTKGSTVILNELLADDVWLAQLFKNVRFAWAEVDHIERQNRFIVSARQQ, from the exons ATGGAACCTGTTCCTGGTCCATGGCAGTACACATATAATCGGTTGACAGGCGGTGTACAAGGTGCTGCAAGCAATGATTTACACCATCATTTTGCGCAAGCCGCAACAAACAGCGCATTAAGTGGCCATAATTCAGCTGTCGGTGTTCCGTCAACAACATCACAGCTACTTCTACAAGCAGCACATTCAGCGACACCAGCTTTCAATCCGAGCTCATTTCTAAATGCACCAGCTGTGACGTATGATGCTATGTTTTCGCCATTCCTGCATCAACCGAAACCAGCCCATTTCAACGCAATCAATGCTCAACATCGACAAGTCATAGCACAAGCTCAAGCACAAGCGGCTGTGACCAAGCAAGCAACCGAAGTGGAATTAATCCGAGAAAACTACTCGCAGCAACATCAAACATTAGCAGCGCATAGCGGTTCCTATTTTGATCAGTCTGTGACCCCAGTGAGTGCTGCATCATTAGCATGGCAAG ATGCATCTGGACGATTAAATTATTCTGGTAGTAATAGTTCCGCAAAAAGTGCTGGGACCACATCTAGGAACACCAACACGGTGAATGTTCAGCAGCAACCTCAACCGCAAACGCAATACCAACAGAGTGCCTCAAACTATAGACAACAATTTGCATCCGGTTCCGATGCCCAGGAATATGCATTAGCATCGAGGAGTAAAGCGAATTCTAGCACCGAGTCCCAATACTCCAGCAATTCAACGCAAAACGGTTCGAAAGACTGTAATGCGAGTGTTGTTGTTCCGCGAAGACCTAGTCCATTGCAGTCGAATTCACAAGCTTCGCCACTCGGTCACGTGCCAAGTCCTGCCTATCCAATGTATAACAGCCCGTTAAATTCAATGGCATCGCCACAAACCAGTGATCATCAACAAAGTCAAAATGCTTACAAATCAACAACTCCCAATCAACACATGGCGCCCAGATCACCACTGGATGTATCAGTTACTGTGAGCCGACCGCCATCACAAGGAGTTGCTTATTCATCGGTGATAACGCGTGCGCTGATTAACGATCCCAAGTCATATTCAGACACGCGATATGAACGACCGGTTCAACAAACAACCAATCAAcagcaacagcagcagcaacaacaacgcCAATGTTGGGACAATGAAAGAGTGTCTCAGCAACAACAGCAAGTCAGAAAGTTTCAAGGGAATACTTACAGTTCGAATGTCAGTCAAACGTCATCGAATCATATTGTTGATATGCATCAAGGGTCGCCACAACAACCGAATCAACAATCTCAATCAATTCTCAATAACATTCAGCAGCCGCAGGTTTTGCAACGAAATTATGAAACGACAGTAACTCCCGTAGCACCTGTTCTACAAGATCTGAGTAGTTGTCGGGCCAGTGATTCGATGGCATTAATCAAGTCCATGCAAATGCTTTCTGGTCATCAATCTCAAAATTgtcaaataaatcaacaacAGATTCAACAGCAACAGACACCCGTTGTTGAGAGTAAGCCTGCAAAGATAACAGGCGCCAGAAAGCGGAAAACACCTGCGGAGAAGGTTAGAGAAAGTGTTACAGTGACGACTCCAGCGACTGTAACTGAACCGACTCCAACGGCTTCATCAGATTATTTAAATAGTCGGATACCACCGCCTGCTCACACAACCAGTCAACAGCAACCCATTCAGAATGGTGCCTATTTCGATATTGAGCGATGGAATCTACCTCCGCCAcctccaaaaaattttcctacCAGTTCTGCCTTTACCCCTTCCCAGTCCTCAATTCACAGTAGTAATTTTAATAGTCAACAGTCCTTTATGGTGCCGCACATTCACACTCACACGCCTCTTCCGTATCTTCCAGCATTTCACCTACCACATCATCCTGATTATCAGCTCTCAGATATATCGTCCTCGACCCCATCGGCTATTATTAGCAATAgcaatttcaataataatagCACTGGAACGACTAGTGTTTCTTCCTCAAACTTTTCCTTGACGCCTGAGACACGCGAAGACGAGCCGCCTAAGGTTGTTGTACCGAATATAGAGGAAGAACTTGGGTTTCTTGCAGAAAACAATCGATCTGGTAGCAATAGTGCTCAACAACAGCAGACAACTAATAATAGACAAACTCAACCAGCGCCACCAACACAACTAAACAGACCAGCCAATAATAATGTGGCGACTCATCAACCGCAACAGCAATCACAACAACAGCAATTGCCTGCACAAACACAACCAACCACATCGAATGCGGCAAAAGTGCTGGAGAATAAGTTCAAGCCAAGTGGGCCGGGTGCTGGTTTCATGGGaagttatttgaaatttttgcaagGTGAACGCGATACGTCACCTCCACCGGCTAATCGCGGCAATCGTAAAACGTCATGGACTAGACCGACGGCAAATACTTTAGCCAGCACGTCAACATCAGCCACCACAACAAATACGACGGCCGGCGCCAATGCCAAGCAATTGAACCAAGTTAGTAATGGTATGATTGCACAACAACAACTATCAACTAATCAAACCATTCAACAGCAAACCCAGCAACAtattcaacaacaacagcaaaaacTGGACGAGGACCAGCGGTACTATCAATCGCCTAAGGATCGTAAACGAGCAGCAGACGACGAGTTTACGAAGCAACAATTAAATTCCATAACTCCATCGAAAAAGCAACCAGCGAAGAAAGCTCGCAACAATTCACAACTCCAACAAACTCAACagcaacagcagcaacaacaacaacagcaacaagcgcatcaacagcaacaacagcagATACTCCCTccacaacagcaacaacaacaacagctaTTGCCGAATCAATCGCAGGCAATTACTCAGTATCAAATGTCCCAGCATCTGCAACAGCAGCAGACACCGCAAATGATGCAACAAATGCAACAAATGTACTATCAACAGCCCGATGAAG ATCCGTTAGTTATTCCAATGAGACGCGAGACATCCCATCGTAAAGCGAAAGGTCGCAGCATTGTCAATTTGATGCAGAAATCTGGCAACGATGACGAACAAGAAGAACCGGCCGAATTCGTCGATTCTGATTCGGATCCGGCATGGACTCCACAGGCTGATAAG GATGAAGACGAAGACATTCCAGGTCGGCGACGAGGTCGTAAAGGCAAGCAATCGTTGATTAGTAGCCGCAACAAACGTGGTAAATCAAACATTCTCACAG TGGCTGTCAAAGGTGCAGGCATTAGTGAGTTCGATTCGAGTGACGATTCGCAGCCGAGCCAACAGCAAATGTCCCTGTATCAATCGCAACCGAATCAGCAAATGATGTACGGACAAGGAAACCGGCAGACTCAACATGGAATGCAGCAGATTATAGCACAGCAGCAACATAATCAGCATTGCGATGATAACGAATCGGAGTTCCGG gcTGGTGACTTTGTGGTTAATCGATCCGAGCTGATTCATGATTGGCCTAGCATTTGGCGGGTCGACAATAAAAATCTGCTGCAAAAGTACGAGCCGTTTACTCAGAATGGAAAGACGCTGTACAAGAACATTCAAACG TACGCTGCGTTAACACCTGAGCATAAATACGCCAAAATACCAATACGCGTTTACAACCATCTCTCCAATACGGGCATGTTCGTCGAATTTCTGCGAACCGAGATGACCATTGACGATACAGAGATGTTCATCGAAAAGGTGATGCAAGACTCTAGCGCCTATCAGGACAATTTCGAAGTTTACATTCAGACTTTAATATCGCAAGCGCTGGATTCGAATTTTCTAACTGAAATAACACAAGAGCAAG ACGATTATTTCCTGTCCAACGTAAAAACAATTGACGAGATTACACACGATCGAAAACGGCGTCTACTGAACATCACACCGTGGCCGAAGACGATGACACTGTCCGTCGAGACGTGGCCGTGCTACAATATCATTTCGGATTTGGGACAAGGTGGCACCAGTCATCTGTTTTGCGTTGCTTGCCATCAACCGGGCATATCGATGCGATTGATGCTTTACGGCAATCCGTACAATCCGGCTACCATTGAAAAGGTTGAGCCAGATTGTCGAATGGGATTCGAGAAG GATCTACTGCTGTGTCGAGTGTGTTCTTCCAGAGTGGAACTTTATCACAAGATAACTCATCAGAAATACTTAATGTACATCGAATGTGCTAAGAAGGTAGCGGAGAAGAATGTACAAGACCCTACCAAAGGATCAACTGTCATTTTGAACGAGTTGTTAGCTGATGATGTGTGGTTGGCACAG ctattcaaaaatgttcgCTTTGCTTGGGCTGAG GTTGACCACATCGAAAGACAGAATCGATTCATAGTGTCAGCACGACAGcaataa